One stretch of Amycolatopsis tolypomycina DNA includes these proteins:
- a CDS encoding radical SAM/SPASM domain-containing protein: MAAGTRVRSLALELTGRCQLSCAHCYADSSPHGRHGDMTGADWRQLLDAAAGFGVEHVQFIGGEPTLHPECANLVDHAVTSGMRVEVFTNLVRVSRSWWSLFLRPNVSVATSYYTRDSAVHDAFTGLVGSHARTRANIARAVQTGVRIRVAVIGCGTAAEDARADLAALGVADISLGQVRAIGRGAGGRPPSAEDLCGQCAQSRAAIDPLGNVSPCVMARWIHIGNVHREPVDKILVSPRMAAISAGFAERTGGVDCDPVKSGPQCGGP, translated from the coding sequence ATGGCGGCCGGCACACGCGTCCGATCACTAGCACTGGAACTGACCGGGCGTTGCCAGCTTTCCTGCGCCCACTGCTACGCCGATTCCTCACCGCACGGCCGGCACGGCGACATGACCGGCGCGGATTGGCGGCAACTCCTGGATGCGGCGGCCGGATTCGGCGTGGAACACGTGCAGTTCATCGGAGGCGAGCCGACTCTGCACCCCGAATGTGCGAACCTGGTCGATCACGCAGTGACCTCGGGGATGCGCGTCGAGGTGTTCACGAACCTGGTGCGCGTCAGCCGGTCCTGGTGGTCGCTCTTCCTGCGTCCGAATGTGTCGGTCGCGACGTCGTACTACACCCGCGACTCTGCGGTGCACGATGCTTTCACCGGTCTGGTCGGCAGCCATGCCCGCACGCGCGCCAACATTGCCCGAGCCGTGCAGACGGGTGTGAGGATCCGGGTGGCCGTCATCGGCTGCGGCACGGCGGCCGAGGATGCGCGTGCGGATCTTGCCGCGCTCGGTGTCGCCGACATCAGCCTCGGGCAAGTTCGCGCGATCGGGCGCGGCGCCGGCGGCCGGCCACCCTCGGCCGAAGATCTGTGCGGTCAGTGTGCTCAGAGCCGGGCGGCCATCGACCCACTCGGCAACGTCTCGCCCTGCGTGATGGCCCGGTGGATTCACATCGGCAACGTTCACCGGGAGCCGGTGGACAAGATTCTCGTCAGTCCTCGGATGGCAGCGATCTCCGCGGGCTTCGCCGAACGAACCGGCGGCGTCGACTGCGACCCGGTCAAGTCGGGCCCGCAATGTGGCGGCCCCTGA
- a CDS encoding L-rhamnose mutarotase: MAQRYGMLIRLRPERREEYLRLHAAVWPGVEAKLREANIRNFTIFLHDDLLFGFYEYVGEDHDADQARIAADPETQRWWALTDPCQESLSPREGGAWWTPMQEVWHLSP, translated from the coding sequence ATGGCCCAGCGCTACGGCATGCTGATCCGCCTGCGCCCCGAGCGGCGCGAGGAGTACCTGAGGCTGCACGCCGCGGTCTGGCCAGGGGTCGAGGCGAAGCTGCGGGAGGCCAACATCCGCAACTTCACCATCTTCCTGCACGACGACCTGCTCTTCGGCTTCTACGAGTACGTCGGCGAAGACCACGACGCCGATCAGGCGCGCATCGCCGCGGACCCCGAAACGCAGCGCTGGTGGGCGTTGACCGACCCGTGCCAGGAGTCCCTTTCCCCCCGCGAAGGCGGCGCGTGGTGGACGCCCATGCAGGAAGTCTGGCACCTCTCCCCCTGA